The Polyodon spathula isolate WHYD16114869_AA chromosome 3, ASM1765450v1, whole genome shotgun sequence genome has a segment encoding these proteins:
- the samd12 gene encoding sterile alpha motif domain-containing protein 12 isoform X3, with protein MAVEAVHCNLSQNGIDHASCTEEVCLELQTESAESPAGSEESNPSLPETKGSPKQQNSDAETTRPGNVKLSKPVALWTQQDVCKWLKKHCPNQYQIYSESFKQHDITGRALMRLTDKKLERMGIAQESQRQHILQQVLQLRVREEVRNLQLLTQASPESSQ; from the exons CAGTCCACTGCAACCTGAGTCAGAATGGCATAGATCATGCATCCTGCACAGAAGAAGTGTGCTTAGAGCTGCAGACAGAAAGTGCAGAGAGTCCAGCGGGGAGTGAGGAGAGTAATCCAAGCCTGCCCGAGACTAAAGGAAGTCCAAAACAACAGAACTCGGATGCAGAAACAACACGG CCTGGCAATGTGAAGCTGTCTAAGCCGGTAGCTCTATGGACCCAGCAGGATGTCTGTAAGTGGCTGAAGAAACATTGCCCCAACCAGTATCAAATCTACAGTGAGTCCTTCAAACAGCATGATATAACAG GTCGGGCTTTGATGAGACTAACAGATAAGAAGCTGGAGAGGATGGGGATAGCACAGGAAAGCCAGCGACAGCACATCTTACAGCAGGTTCTGCAGCTGAGAGTGAGGGAGGAAGTCAGGAACCTGCAGTTACTTACACAAG